One part of the Bacillota bacterium genome encodes these proteins:
- a CDS encoding ATP-binding cassette domain-containing protein: MIEIRGLCKYYGQIKAVDHLDLTIRSGEVFGLLGPNGAGKTTTVRLLTTLARPTAGEVFINGWEVTRNASQVKKEIGVVPQHINLDQELTARENLELHGRLYRMPARERRARIQELLAFVGLEDRAGTPVEHFSGGMKRRLMIARALLHNPRVLFLDEPTVGLDPQVRRRLWDLIRSLNGQGITILLTTHYIEEAELLCHRVGILNKGRLIALGTPEELKARVGKVVVEVPNQNATEYRVFENREQALRYAAALDRDVVIREANLEDVFVELTGHKVGD; this comes from the coding sequence TTGATTGAGATCCGGGGCCTTTGCAAGTATTACGGGCAAATCAAAGCCGTAGATCACCTTGATCTAACCATCCGGTCGGGGGAGGTTTTCGGGCTTTTGGGGCCCAACGGGGCGGGGAAAACGACGACCGTGCGCCTTCTCACGACCCTGGCGCGGCCTACGGCGGGGGAGGTTTTCATCAACGGCTGGGAGGTGACCCGAAACGCCTCGCAGGTGAAGAAAGAGATCGGGGTCGTTCCCCAGCACATCAACCTCGACCAGGAGCTGACTGCCAGGGAAAACCTCGAGCTGCACGGGCGCCTGTACAGGATGCCGGCCCGGGAAAGAAGGGCAAGGATCCAGGAGCTCCTTGCCTTTGTGGGCCTCGAGGACCGTGCCGGTACACCTGTTGAGCATTTTTCGGGGGGAATGAAGAGGAGGTTGATGATTGCCCGCGCCCTGCTCCACAATCCCCGCGTCCTGTTTTTAGACGAGCCCACCGTCGGCCTCGATCCCCAGGTGCGCCGCCGCCTCTGGGATTTAATCCGCAGCCTCAACGGTCAGGGGATCACGATCCTCCTGACAACCCACTACATCGAGGAGGCCGAGCTCCTCTGCCACCGGGTCGGGATCTTGAACAAGGGCAGGCTCATCGCCCTCGGCACACCCGAGGAGCTGAAGGCGAGGGTGGGCAAGGTTGTGGTGGAGGTGCCGAACCAGAACGCCACCGAATACCGGGTTTTCGAAAACCGGGAGCAGGCCCTCCGGTATGCGGCGGCGCTGGACCGCGATGTGGTGATTAGAGAGGCCAACCTCGAAGACGTTTTCGTAGAACTGACGGGCCATAAAGTAGGTGACTGA
- a CDS encoding ABC transporter permease — translation MRDTYTVFWRDFLMLRKRFLRFFAGSMVSPLLYLTAFGWGLGRNIQFGGTSYLDFVVPGILALSAMNGSYNATGTSLNISRLYHKTLEEFLVSPISVWSLVLGNVLGGVLRGLISAAIILVLAFFFGARMHLNLWFFAALFLTCFLFASLGLVAAMLVNSHEDMARFGTFVILPMSFLCGTFFRVEKFPPLVAGFVQVLPLTHSALALRAAALGAEFPFASLGVLAGYAALFFGLGFWVTLRVE, via the coding sequence ATGCGGGATACTTACACCGTTTTCTGGCGTGACTTCTTGATGCTTCGTAAGAGGTTCCTGCGGTTTTTTGCAGGAAGCATGGTGAGCCCCCTGCTTTATCTCACGGCTTTCGGCTGGGGTCTCGGGAGAAACATCCAGTTCGGGGGAACGAGCTACCTCGACTTCGTCGTGCCGGGCATTCTGGCCTTGAGCGCCATGAACGGAAGCTACAACGCCACGGGCACTTCCCTCAACATCAGCCGCCTCTACCACAAGACGCTTGAGGAGTTCCTGGTTTCCCCCATCAGCGTCTGGTCCCTCGTGCTGGGCAACGTGCTCGGAGGAGTTTTACGCGGCCTGATCTCTGCGGCGATCATCCTTGTTCTGGCCTTTTTCTTCGGCGCCCGCATGCACCTCAACCTTTGGTTCTTTGCGGCTCTGTTTCTCACCTGTTTTCTCTTTGCCTCCCTGGGTCTGGTCGCCGCGATGCTGGTCAACTCCCACGAGGACATGGCCCGCTTCGGGACCTTTGTCATTCTTCCCATGAGCTTCCTGTGCGGGACCTTCTTCCGGGTGGAAAAGTTTCCGCCCCTTGTCGCCGGTTTTGTCCAGGTCCTCCCCCTCACCCACTCCGCCCTTGCGCTCCGGGCCGCGGCGCTGGGCGCGGAGTTTCCCTTCGCTTCTCTGGGGGTTTTGGCAGGGTACGCCGCGCTTTTCTTCGGCCTCGGGTTTTGGGTTACCTTGCGGGTGGAATGA
- a CDS encoding AAA domain-containing protein: MEQVPEQAARYVYPFTAIVGQDEMKLALILNAINPKLAGVLIRGEKGTAKSTAVRALAALLPENDVVADCIFGCDPDDLTTMCGSCRERLLRGEGLPRARRKMRVVDLPVSATEDRVVGTLDLEEAIKKGEKRFEPGVLAEANRGILYVDEVNLLDDHIVDVMLDSAAMGVNTVEREGVSFTHPANFILVGTMNPEEGELRPQLLDRFGLCVQITGILDPALRVEVVRRRVAFEEDPAGFCAAWEGEQERLRQKILAAKGLLPRVQVPEKLLYLIAEIAIEMGVDGHRADLIMMKAAKTMAAFEGREEVTEEDIRSTADLALRHRMRRRPFQEIDLDQKKLEGILERGAVHTLPHAHVHAHAHSHPHGHHHHPFQGKRPE; encoded by the coding sequence ATGGAACAAGTTCCGGAACAGGCCGCAAGGTATGTTTATCCCTTTACGGCAATCGTCGGCCAGGATGAGATGAAGCTTGCCCTGATCCTCAACGCCATCAACCCCAAGCTGGCCGGGGTCTTGATCCGGGGGGAAAAGGGGACGGCGAAGTCCACGGCTGTAAGGGCCCTGGCCGCCCTCCTTCCGGAGAACGATGTGGTTGCGGACTGCATCTTCGGCTGCGACCCGGATGATCTCACCACCATGTGTGGCTCTTGCCGGGAGCGGCTTTTGCGGGGGGAGGGGCTTCCCAGGGCGAGGCGGAAAATGCGCGTTGTGGACCTCCCCGTGTCGGCCACCGAAGACCGGGTGGTTGGAACGCTCGACCTCGAGGAGGCGATCAAGAAGGGGGAGAAGCGCTTCGAGCCCGGGGTGCTGGCCGAGGCCAACCGCGGCATCCTCTACGTGGACGAGGTCAACCTTTTGGATGACCACATCGTCGACGTGATGCTTGACTCCGCGGCGATGGGGGTAAACACCGTAGAGCGGGAAGGGGTATCCTTTACCCACCCTGCCAACTTCATTCTCGTGGGGACGATGAACCCGGAAGAAGGGGAGCTGCGCCCCCAGCTCCTCGACCGCTTCGGGCTCTGCGTCCAGATTACAGGGATCCTTGATCCCGCCCTGAGGGTAGAGGTGGTAAGGAGAAGGGTCGCCTTCGAAGAGGACCCCGCCGGATTCTGCGCCGCCTGGGAAGGTGAGCAGGAAAGGCTCAGGCAGAAGATCCTTGCAGCGAAGGGGCTCCTGCCGCGGGTGCAGGTGCCGGAGAAGCTCCTCTACCTCATCGCCGAGATCGCCATCGAAATGGGGGTGGACGGGCACCGCGCCGACCTCATCATGATGAAGGCCGCCAAGACCATGGCAGCCTTCGAGGGGCGGGAGGAAGTCACCGAGGAGGACATCAGGTCCACGGCCGACCTCGCCCTGCGCCACCGGATGCGCCGCAGGCCCTTCCAGGAGATCGACCTCGACCAGAAGAAGCTGGAGGGGATCCTGGAACGGGGCGCCGTCCACACCCTCCCCCACGCCCACGTTCACGCCCATGCCCACAGCCACCCCCACGGGCACCACCACCACCCTTTTCAAGGCAAGCGCCCGGAGTAG